The Kribbella sp. HUAS MG21 genome includes the window GGGATCGCGCCGGTGATCATGCCGACGACCTCCTCGCGTGGTACCTCGCTGATCCGCCGGGTGCCGACCGTGCGCCCGAGCCGGAGCACGGTCACGCGGTCGGCGTGGGAGAAGACGAAGTCCAGGTCGTGGCTGACGATGATGACGGCCTTGCCGGCGTCCCGCAGCTCGTTGATGATCTCGCCGACGTGCGCTGTCTCCTGGACACCGAGCGCGGCCGTCGGCTCGTCGAGCAGCATGATCGGCCGGTCCATCCGGACCGCGCGGGCGATCGCGACCACCTGGCGCTGCCCGCCGGACAGCAGCCCGACCGGCGTCCGGACGTTCCCGACGCGGACCTTGAGGTCCTGCAGGACGGCCGCGGCCTCGCGTTCCATCCGCCGCCGGTCGAGGACGACGCCGAACCTGCGGGGCAGGTTGCCGAGCGCCAGGTTGTGCGCGATGTCGAGACACTCGACCAGCGCGAGGTCCTGGTACACGACGGCAATACCGTGCTGCTGCGCCTCGGCGGCGGACCGGACACCGCCGAGGTTCTCGCCGTTCACCAGGACCTCACCCTGGTCGGCGCGATGGACGCCGGTGATGATCTTGATCGCCGTGGACTTCCCGGCGCCGTTGTCGCCGACAACAGCGTGCACCTCACCGGCGTACGCGTCGAGCCGGACGTCCTCGAGCGCCGAGACGGAGCCGAAGTACTTACGGACCCCGCGCAGTTGCAGGACCGGGCTGCTCATGGTCACACCCAGCCCTTGTCGAGGTAGCCCTGGACCTCGTCCTTACCGACGACGGCGACCTTCACCGGGACGTCGGCCGGCTTCTTGCCCTCGTGGACGTCGACGACGCCGTCGACCAGTTGCTTGCCCAGTGTGCAAACGTCCTGCAGGAGCATCAGGTTGGCCGCGCCGTTCGCCATCGCCTCGGTCCCGCCGTTGTCGTGCCCGACCGCGACCAGGAAGGCCTTGCCGAGCAGACCGTGTGACTTGATCGCGGACGTGGCGCCGGGCGTCGTCGTCCCCATGTGCGTGACGATCTCGGTGATCCCCGGGTGCGCGGTGAGCAGCGCGTCGACCTGCGGAAGGGCCTTGGCCGAGTCGTCGCCGGTGTAGACCTCACCGGCGATCTTCACGTTCGAGGTCTTCGCCGCGGCGGCCTTCACGCCTTCCAGCCACAGCTTGCCGAGTCCGGTGTTGGCAGCCGCCACCAGACCGAGGACGTGGTCACCCGGCCGCTTGGCGATGGCGTTGACGACCGACTCTCCGATGTAGGTCCAGTCCGGTCCGATGTTGTAGTCCGCGCCGCTGCCCGGCCCACCCGGACCGTAGATCGTCCCGGTGACGACTCCGGCACTCTGCGCCTGCTTGAGCACCTCGGTGAACCCGTCGCTGGCCGGGAACGTCATCACGGCGTCGCTCTTGTTGGCGACGGCCTGCTGGATCTGCTGGATCATCGCGCCGGCGTCGAGCGACTGGCCGGTCGGGCCGCTCTGGATCAGGTCGGCCCCGCGCTTGTCGGCCTGCTGCTTCATGCAGTCACCGATCTGCTTCCAGGTCGGGTAGCTCGGCAGCGGATTGACGAAGCGGAGCGTCATGGCGCCCGAGTCGTCGGACGCCGCCCCCGCACCGTCGGCCGCGGGCGCGTCGGAAGCGCAACCGGACAGGGCCGCGGTGAGCACGAGAGCGGGGGCCGAGAGCGCCGCGACGATGCGGCGCCGACGGGTCCGGACAGCGGTGGTGATCATCTGGATTGCCTCCTGAACGGCGACGCCGAAGCCCTTCGGCGCTGTGCGATGCCGAAATTGTGGCGCTCCAGTTCAGCGGGCGGATTGTCGAATCCGAACATCTTGCGACGCCGGATCTGGACAGATCTCACACCTCCAGCGGCAGCCCCGCCTGCTCGCCGGTCAGCGGCGTAGACGGTCGTCTCGGGCGGCCGGACAGGAACGGATGCAGACACAGGTCGTCACTTCAAGATCCGGCGGTACCGGCGTGGTTCGGGTCAGATTCTTCCGTCGCGATAGGCCTGGTAGGCGGTAGGCACCTTCGGTCGGAAGCCGAGGCTTCGGGCGCGGGAGATATCCATGTGGCCTTGCCAGGGGTTGGACAGGGGCTCGCCGGAGGACTCGTAGGTCGAGCCAACGAGTTGGGCCATTTCGTAGGCAGTGAGGGGTGAATCGTCGGCGATGTTGACTGTCTGTCCGTCCAGTTCGCCGGTCAGGGCGAGGTTGATCGCGGTTGCGATGTCCTCGTGGTGGACGACGCTGAGTTTGCGCGCGGGATGCCATCCCATTTCGGCCAGTTGGCGCGGGGCC containing:
- a CDS encoding ATP-binding cassette domain-containing protein, translating into MSSPVLQLRGVRKYFGSVSALEDVRLDAYAGEVHAVVGDNGAGKSTAIKIITGVHRADQGEVLVNGENLGGVRSAAEAQQHGIAVVYQDLALVECLDIAHNLALGNLPRRFGVVLDRRRMEREAAAVLQDLKVRVGNVRTPVGLLSGGQRQVVAIARAVRMDRPIMLLDEPTAALGVQETAHVGEIINELRDAGKAVIIVSHDLDFVFSHADRVTVLRLGRTVGTRRISEVPREEVVGMITGAIPSDRPVDDQDSEVA
- a CDS encoding sugar ABC transporter substrate-binding protein, whose product is MITTAVRTRRRRIVAALSAPALVLTAALSGCASDAPAADGAGAASDDSGAMTLRFVNPLPSYPTWKQIGDCMKQQADKRGADLIQSGPTGQSLDAGAMIQQIQQAVANKSDAVMTFPASDGFTEVLKQAQSAGVVTGTIYGPGGPGSGADYNIGPDWTYIGESVVNAIAKRPGDHVLGLVAAANTGLGKLWLEGVKAAAAKTSNVKIAGEVYTGDDSAKALPQVDALLTAHPGITEIVTHMGTTTPGATSAIKSHGLLGKAFLVAVGHDNGGTEAMANGAANLMLLQDVCTLGKQLVDGVVDVHEGKKPADVPVKVAVVGKDEVQGYLDKGWV